A single genomic interval of Rhodobacter sp. 24-YEA-8 harbors:
- a CDS encoding response regulator transcription factor: MPRNPDSPRQRVVLVEDNEDLRRGLAEYLSLCNFVVDEAATGAAFFAALQQNRYDVVILDVNLPDVSGFDLARFMAAKGDAGIIVLTARGSRQDRVRGYETGADLYLTKPVDSEELALAAWNLGLRVRRMRGVASQTQDKAETVPPLPYTAPEPALPAAKTGGWVLDRARQALHCPNGATLAVSGKESLLLEQMAGQVGKIISRNSLQSIYEEDFVPVESRKLDVAISRLRIKIRSAGTELPVQIIRGGGIRLLEPIIIT; the protein is encoded by the coding sequence ATGCCAAGAAACCCCGACTCTCCGCGGCAGAGGGTAGTTCTCGTAGAGGACAATGAGGATCTCCGGCGTGGCCTGGCAGAGTATCTGAGCCTCTGCAATTTCGTGGTGGATGAGGCGGCAACGGGGGCGGCCTTCTTCGCGGCCCTGCAGCAAAATCGTTATGACGTGGTCATTCTGGACGTCAACCTGCCTGATGTCAGCGGCTTTGATCTGGCGCGGTTCATGGCCGCAAAAGGTGATGCCGGCATTATCGTGCTGACTGCGCGGGGCAGCCGGCAGGACCGCGTCAGGGGCTATGAGACCGGGGCCGATCTTTATCTGACGAAGCCGGTCGACAGTGAGGAACTGGCGCTGGCGGCGTGGAATCTGGGGCTGCGGGTGCGCCGGATGCGCGGGGTGGCGAGCCAGACACAGGACAAGGCTGAGACGGTTCCCCCGCTGCCCTATACCGCCCCGGAGCCCGCCTTGCCTGCGGCGAAGACGGGCGGCTGGGTACTGGACCGGGCGCGTCAGGCGCTGCATTGCCCAAATGGCGCGACGCTGGCGGTCTCCGGCAAGGAGTCGCTCCTGCTGGAGCAGATGGCGGGCCAGGTCGGCAAGATTATCAGCCGCAACAGCCTGCAAAGCATCTATGAGGAAGATTTTGTGCCGGTCGAAAGCCGCAAACTTGATGTGGCGATCAGCCGGCTGCGGATCAAAATCAGATCGGCGGGCACGGAACTGCCGGTCCAGATCATTCGCGGCGGGGGTATTCGTCTGCTTGAACCTATCATCATCACCTGA
- a CDS encoding efflux RND transporter periplasmic adaptor subunit: MFCAKPLLPLTLICALLPGQAPAQSSAQDMAPGFAPMPVSCAVRALREVRVAAPVSGVIASVTVRPGQKVAEGEVLARFDSQLAEAELALAEARASDTAARDSATARIAALTSRLARLEKALRSRAVSEAEVETARLDLDLAKGELLRAEAELRFAGLEAARVRVGVEKAVIRSPVAGTVGEMLIDAGEAPDSQQPIAVITVTDPLRVEAWVPSSEVPAFLAMTSFRARIGGTERPLDFDYAAPMADISSGTISVFFTLTAPDLLPGLDCQIITPPPGGEGAKL, encoded by the coding sequence ATGTTCTGCGCTAAACCTCTGCTGCCCCTCACCCTCATCTGCGCGCTGCTGCCGGGTCAGGCCCCGGCGCAGAGTTCCGCGCAGGACATGGCACCCGGCTTTGCGCCGATGCCGGTCTCCTGTGCGGTGCGCGCCTTGCGCGAGGTCAGAGTGGCAGCGCCGGTCTCGGGCGTGATCGCCAGCGTGACGGTGCGGCCCGGCCAGAAAGTGGCCGAGGGCGAGGTGCTTGCGCGCTTCGACTCCCAGCTGGCCGAGGCGGAACTTGCACTGGCCGAGGCGCGGGCCAGCGATACTGCGGCGCGCGACAGTGCAACGGCGCGGATCGCGGCGCTGACCTCACGCCTTGCGCGGCTGGAAAAGGCGCTGCGCAGCCGGGCGGTCTCGGAGGCGGAAGTGGAAACCGCACGCCTCGATCTCGATCTGGCGAAAGGCGAGTTGCTGCGCGCCGAGGCGGAGCTGCGCTTTGCCGGGCTGGAGGCCGCGCGGGTGCGGGTTGGCGTCGAGAAAGCCGTGATCCGCAGCCCGGTTGCCGGCACTGTGGGCGAGATGCTGATCGATGCCGGGGAGGCGCCCGACAGCCAGCAGCCGATTGCGGTGATCACAGTCACCGATCCGCTCCGGGTCGAAGCCTGGGTGCCATCGTCCGAGGTGCCGGCTTTTCTTGCCATGACCAGCTTCCGCGCCAGAATCGGCGGCACCGAACGCCCGCTCGATTTCGATTATGCCGCGCCGATGGCCGATATTTCCTCGGGCACCATCTCGGTCTTTTTCACGCTGACGGCCCCGGATCTGCTGCCGGGGCTGGACTGTCAGATCATCACTCCGCCGCCCGGCGGTGAAGGAGCGAAGCTATGA
- a CDS encoding TolC family protein, translating to MNKGAISLLALLAGFGLAACDGMSNKATPERLDGLVTNGVDGKKREKAEGAFDKAMARANSIAGLNEALGGDATMNAGAVPLNTLLEAALEHNSDLGRAAQDINRADAQRMRAIFGYLPQLSLNYTSSTVDTTVVSSDNQVFELGTANYPVTTMYVEMRQPLIDMSRIYGIKLGSTARTAAEVRYIATAQKVLFETFDAYLVASQSKAKITELKARAESLRRQSSAESVLTDAGLANDTSRRAILTEQARAESDLAIETTRYAEALSRLSWLTGTAISDVQKVDVPGSIMGSERNVTAEAAKEAARKNNPELLSIAIGVVQADLARKQAIAADFGPVVDLFMTMETETREGSRFGGGSETEETTTGVRVTLPIFNARGDGLRTLDANVDLRAAIVDFHASRRQVDTETVMVLERMKQLSASIGRLSQAASNANANAKTERDRVATGESNELILAARERQSSEMKMELEVQRIEYLRAWVKLQHLTGAMNKNVLR from the coding sequence ATGAACAAGGGAGCGATTTCGCTGCTGGCACTGTTGGCAGGCTTCGGGCTTGCGGCCTGCGATGGCATGTCGAACAAGGCCACGCCGGAGCGGCTGGACGGGTTGGTCACCAATGGCGTCGATGGCAAAAAGCGCGAAAAGGCCGAGGGCGCCTTTGACAAGGCTATGGCCCGCGCCAATTCCATCGCCGGGCTGAATGAGGCGCTTGGCGGCGATGCCACCATGAACGCGGGCGCCGTGCCGCTGAACACGCTGCTTGAGGCGGCGCTGGAGCATAACTCTGACCTTGGTCGTGCCGCCCAGGACATCAACCGTGCCGATGCGCAGCGGATGCGGGCGATCTTCGGCTATCTGCCGCAGCTGAGCCTGAACTACACTTCCTCGACCGTCGATACGACGGTGGTGTCTTCGGATAACCAGGTGTTTGAGCTTGGCACCGCGAATTACCCGGTGACCACGATGTATGTCGAAATGCGCCAGCCGCTGATCGATATGAGCCGGATCTATGGCATCAAACTGGGCTCCACCGCCCGCACCGCCGCCGAGGTCCGCTATATCGCCACCGCGCAAAAGGTGCTGTTCGAGACCTTCGACGCCTATCTGGTCGCGAGCCAGAGCAAGGCCAAGATCACCGAGCTGAAGGCGCGCGCCGAAAGCCTGCGGCGGCAGTCCAGCGCCGAAAGCGTGCTGACCGATGCGGGTCTGGCGAATGACACCTCACGCCGGGCGATCCTGACCGAACAGGCCCGCGCCGAAAGCGATCTCGCCATCGAGACCACCCGCTATGCCGAGGCGCTGAGCCGCCTGTCCTGGCTGACCGGCACTGCGATTTCGGATGTGCAGAAAGTCGATGTGCCCGGCTCGATCATGGGCAGCGAGCGCAATGTCACTGCCGAGGCCGCAAAAGAAGCTGCGCGCAAGAACAACCCGGAGCTTCTGAGCATCGCGATTGGCGTGGTCCAGGCGGATCTGGCGCGCAAACAGGCGATTGCCGCCGATTTCGGCCCGGTGGTCGATCTGTTCATGACGATGGAGACCGAGACGCGTGAGGGCAGCCGCTTTGGCGGTGGTTCGGAAACCGAGGAAACCACCACCGGCGTCCGCGTCACGCTGCCGATCTTCAACGCGCGCGGGGATGGGCTGCGCACCCTGGATGCCAATGTCGATCTGCGCGCCGCAATCGTCGATTTCCACGCCTCGCGCCGCCAGGTCGATACCGAGACGGTTATGGTGCTGGAGCGGATGAAACAGCTGTCGGCCTCCATCGGGCGGCTGTCGCAGGCGGCCTCCAACGCCAATGCCAATGCGAAGACCGAGCGTGACCGCGTGGCGACCGGCGAGTCGAATGAGCTGATCCTCGCCGCGCGCGAACGGCAGTCCAGCGAGATGAAGATGGAGCTGGAAGTGCAGCGCATCGAATATCTGCGCGCCTGGGTCAAGCTGCAGCACCTGACCGGAGCGATGAATAAGAATGTTCTGCGCTAA
- a CDS encoding site-2 protease family protein, translated as MDLPRPALVKQVELHLSAEGRGFSYLLVDRVSGQILRLSRAAAAGYRRFATAALGDSAAREGLGQEEAKHGFTALSWLRQMREGARFQRKPFNPMQMQLPLFEAAPLQPRLARLSRLAFGLPGIVMLAVLALIVLMLGSRNDWKIMVEFREVFSIEALLTFGLIAPFLKLIHEFGHILAATACGVRLRKAGVNVIGLYPIPYVDCSEADLTASRRQRILISGAGILTDLCVGLLLFIAWHLVWSDELRQVLGRAFVFSVFSSLLFNANPLMRMDGYFILADLLNHRNLGTDATTALRRLWRSGLGLAATPQRFPMRHELALAGYGLASMIYRWVILLTLVWNLLPRYLGLGLLVGAWGGWLMLAAPTLNRLNTPPPANVAPQAGGRRRRMLAAGAGLLLTGALFIPVAPVAVIEVAPDALGRYAVTVKQPGFVSETVAEDGHVAAGAVLLTLSNPASEARVSLAALGVAEAGLARQIGTASGAAGLRRGEDQVIAAEAQYRLVEADRAALTLTATEAGRFTLTRRLRPGEFLPAGTVIGRLLPDTAEVVMVGAVPERLVQHFERGLSRATLRLDGRYLPLDPAMLHLAEEPRQEGQPGQQDGRSFTLRLTAPFMASGLQAGAAQLRLSFEPIPVWRHGALWVADKITQFRNAEIAERQQRLENNGGP; from the coding sequence ATGGACCTACCTCGGCCTGCGCTTGTGAAGCAGGTGGAGCTGCATCTCTCGGCCGAGGGGCGGGGGTTCAGCTATCTGTTGGTGGACCGTGTCAGCGGTCAGATCCTGCGCCTGAGCCGGGCGGCAGCCGCAGGCTATCGCCGTTTTGCCACCGCAGCACTTGGCGACAGCGCCGCGCGCGAAGGGCTGGGGCAGGAGGAGGCGAAGCACGGCTTCACCGCCTTGTCCTGGCTGCGCCAGATGCGCGAGGGCGCGCGGTTCCAGCGCAAGCCGTTCAACCCGATGCAGATGCAGCTGCCTTTATTCGAGGCCGCACCGCTGCAACCACGCCTTGCCCGCCTGTCGCGGCTGGCCTTTGGCCTGCCGGGCATCGTGATGCTGGCGGTGCTGGCGCTGATCGTTCTGATGCTGGGCAGCCGGAACGACTGGAAGATCATGGTCGAGTTCCGCGAGGTGTTTTCGATCGAGGCGCTGCTGACCTTCGGCCTTATCGCGCCCTTCCTGAAGCTGATCCATGAATTCGGCCATATCCTTGCCGCTACTGCCTGCGGCGTGCGGCTGCGCAAGGCCGGGGTGAATGTGATCGGGCTTTACCCGATCCCCTATGTCGACTGCTCTGAAGCCGACCTGACCGCCAGCCGCCGCCAGCGCATCCTGATCTCGGGCGCGGGGATCCTCACGGATCTTTGCGTGGGCCTCTTGCTGTTCATCGCCTGGCACCTGGTCTGGAGCGATGAGCTGCGCCAGGTGCTGGGCCGTGCCTTCGTCTTCTCGGTGTTCAGCTCGCTTCTGTTCAACGCCAATCCGCTGATGCGGATGGATGGTTATTTCATTCTGGCGGACCTCCTGAACCACCGGAACCTTGGCACCGATGCCACCACGGCGCTGCGGCGACTCTGGCGGTCGGGTCTGGGGCTGGCAGCGACGCCGCAACGCTTTCCCATGCGCCATGAGCTGGCGCTGGCGGGGTATGGCCTTGCCTCGATGATCTATCGCTGGGTGATCCTGCTGACACTCGTCTGGAATTTGCTGCCGCGTTATCTGGGGCTTGGCCTGCTGGTCGGCGCCTGGGGCGGCTGGCTGATGCTGGCGGCGCCGACGCTGAACCGGCTGAACACGCCGCCGCCCGCCAATGTCGCGCCGCAGGCGGGCGGGCGGAGGCGCCGGATGCTGGCGGCAGGTGCGGGGCTTTTGCTGACCGGCGCGCTGTTCATCCCGGTGGCCCCGGTGGCGGTGATCGAGGTCGCGCCGGATGCGCTTGGCCGCTATGCGGTCACCGTGAAACAGCCCGGATTCGTCAGTGAAACCGTGGCCGAGGATGGCCATGTCGCGGCAGGCGCTGTGCTGCTGACGCTTTCAAACCCGGCGAGTGAGGCGCGGGTTTCGCTCGCCGCACTTGGGGTGGCTGAGGCCGGGCTTGCCCGCCAGATCGGCACTGCCAGCGGAGCTGCGGGATTGCGGCGGGGCGAGGATCAGGTGATTGCCGCCGAGGCGCAATATCGCCTGGTTGAGGCCGACCGCGCAGCGCTGACCCTCACCGCGACCGAGGCCGGTCGCTTCACCCTGACCCGCCGCTTGCGTCCGGGGGAGTTCCTGCCCGCAGGCACCGTGATCGGGCGGCTTTTGCCCGATACGGCGGAGGTCGTGATGGTCGGCGCGGTGCCGGAGCGGCTGGTCCAGCATTTTGAGCGGGGCCTGAGCCGCGCGACGCTGCGGCTGGATGGCCGCTATCTGCCGCTGGACCCCGCCATGCTGCATCTGGCCGAGGAACCGCGCCAGGAGGGGCAGCCCGGCCAGCAGGATGGCCGCAGCTTCACCCTTCGCCTGACCGCGCCGTTCATGGCGTCTGGCCTTCAGGCGGGTGCGGCGCAGCTGCGGCTCTCGTTTGAGCCGATCCCGGTCTGGCGCCACGGCGCGCTTTGGGTCGCGGACAAGATCACACAATTCAGGAATGCCGAAATTGCCGAGCGGCAACAACGGCTTGAGAACAATGGCGGGCCGTAA
- a CDS encoding TRAP transporter substrate-binding protein, with translation MPESQILDLPFLFRDAAHLERTTSGVPGQRLQDLFRAQSFEVPAFINYGARHLLTKTPVTTPDQLQGVKIRVIQSPLHTQLWSAYDAVPTGIPIPETYNALSTGVVDAMDLTKSAYAGFKLYEVVPHLTETAHIWAAGVIYFSAAFWGGAER, from the coding sequence GTGCCGGAGAGCCAGATCCTTGATCTGCCCTTCCTGTTTCGCGACGCCGCACATCTTGAGCGCACCACATCCGGCGTGCCCGGGCAGCGGCTGCAGGATCTCTTCCGCGCGCAATCCTTTGAGGTGCCAGCTTTCATCAATTACGGTGCGCGCCATCTCCTTACGAAAACCCCTGTCACCACCCCCGATCAGCTGCAGGGCGTGAAGATCCGGGTCATCCAGAGCCCGCTGCACACGCAGCTCTGGTCAGCCTATGACGCTGTTCCGACCGGCATCCCGATCCCGGAAACCTATAACGCGCTGTCCACCGGCGTGGTCGATGCTATGGATCTGACGAAATCTGCCTATGCCGGTTTCAAGCTCTATGAGGTCGTGCCGCATCTTACCGAGACTGCCCATATCTGGGCGGCGGGGGTGATCTATTTCTCTGCCGCATTCTGGGGGGGGGCTGAGCGATGA
- a CDS encoding ATP-binding protein, with protein sequence MIFLIFVSAGTAGADMVPGAPLSLEGRVAMLRDSTGQLSLTDVLERQDSFVPTKPTASFGYTSDAIWLRLEITAKERKRAVLSLQPNYLDLVDFYIAEERGGLRATDFALWKGGDHRPFQEDGISGLMDAVRLDLKPDRATVVLIRIENRNSSTQVDLRLYPEQNHIIFVTTSALIYGLWFGGMAIMVMIQFVFLYYDRKPQYFWLAMATFGVSMIYFGNLGISRVYLFPGNGRANDFFIGFNAWIGMTISVVSCISIMEIMRKNIFLRISYIIPAMLGLVGGLFSALGMNLVFGPIGSLAALAIAILNMCVAIYYRNEDGFAGKMRATAYSLTGIGVSMALMQRLGAPLLPNFVMHAYGIAVLGQMLLLTGAMAVRMRDMESRNRMIRQRELETAKTAEKKAADLVEERTEELASAKQVAEEALQAELESQRQKINFFEAVSHQYRTPLAIIRATVDAIGMSLPTEDEVNEGRITRVRRAISRLVDILEVNLVRSRVQGASFRADLEAHTVRNLIAAGTGRAMELMPNAQLELIIEPDAEDALIMADLEMFEIALVSVIENSTKYASDERSSEIALTAGLEGDEIVISIKDNGVGIPEDEISRIFGNGYRGRSAINIDGSGLGLFLVDRIIASHSGTVTAESKVGTGTTISFRLPQIRS encoded by the coding sequence GTGATCTTTTTAATCTTTGTATCTGCAGGCACCGCCGGTGCCGACATGGTTCCGGGCGCGCCGCTCTCGCTGGAGGGGCGCGTCGCCATGCTGCGCGACAGCACCGGTCAGCTGAGCCTGACCGACGTGCTGGAGCGCCAGGACAGCTTCGTCCCGACAAAGCCCACCGCAAGCTTCGGCTATACCAGCGACGCGATCTGGCTCAGGCTGGAGATCACTGCGAAAGAGCGCAAACGCGCGGTGCTGAGCCTGCAGCCGAACTATCTCGACCTGGTGGATTTCTACATTGCCGAAGAGCGCGGCGGCCTGCGCGCCACCGATTTTGCGCTGTGGAAAGGCGGCGATCACCGGCCGTTTCAGGAGGACGGAATTTCCGGCCTGATGGATGCGGTCCGCCTTGATCTGAAGCCGGATCGCGCGACGGTGGTGCTGATCCGCATTGAAAACCGCAATTCCTCGACCCAGGTCGATCTGCGACTTTACCCCGAGCAGAACCATATCATTTTCGTCACCACATCTGCCCTGATCTACGGGCTGTGGTTTGGCGGCATGGCGATCATGGTAATGATCCAGTTCGTGTTCCTGTATTATGACCGCAAGCCGCAATATTTCTGGCTGGCGATGGCGACATTCGGCGTCTCGATGATCTATTTTGGTAATCTCGGGATCAGCCGGGTCTATCTCTTCCCGGGGAACGGCCGTGCCAATGATTTCTTCATCGGATTCAATGCCTGGATCGGGATGACGATCAGCGTGGTGTCCTGCATAAGTATTATGGAGATTATGCGGAAGAATATCTTTCTGCGGATCTCCTACATCATACCGGCGATGCTTGGTCTGGTCGGAGGTTTATTCTCTGCGCTCGGTATGAACCTCGTCTTTGGTCCGATCGGATCGCTCGCTGCCTTGGCAATCGCAATCCTGAATATGTGCGTGGCAATCTACTATCGTAACGAAGATGGATTTGCCGGAAAGATGCGGGCCACCGCCTATTCTCTGACCGGGATAGGCGTTTCAATGGCGCTGATGCAAAGATTAGGCGCGCCTTTGCTGCCGAATTTCGTTATGCATGCCTATGGAATTGCAGTTCTCGGCCAGATGCTGCTGTTGACCGGCGCAATGGCGGTGCGGATGCGCGATATGGAATCCCGCAACCGCATGATCCGACAGCGCGAGCTGGAAACCGCCAAAACGGCTGAAAAGAAGGCGGCAGATCTGGTTGAGGAACGGACAGAAGAGCTTGCCTCCGCAAAGCAGGTGGCGGAGGAGGCCCTGCAGGCGGAACTGGAAAGCCAGCGCCAGAAGATCAATTTTTTTGAGGCGGTATCGCATCAGTATCGCACCCCTCTGGCAATCATCCGTGCAACGGTGGACGCAATCGGTATGTCGCTTCCCACGGAGGATGAGGTCAACGAAGGACGTATAACCCGCGTGCGCCGCGCCATATCCCGGCTTGTCGATATTCTTGAGGTGAACCTTGTCCGAAGCCGCGTCCAGGGCGCATCTTTCCGGGCAGATCTTGAAGCGCATACCGTCAGAAATCTGATCGCCGCAGGCACTGGTCGCGCAATGGAACTGATGCCAAATGCGCAGTTGGAACTGATTATAGAGCCAGATGCAGAAGATGCCCTTATTATGGCCGATCTGGAAATGTTTGAAATCGCCCTGGTCAGCGTGATTGAAAATTCCACCAAATACGCCTCTGATGAACGCAGCTCTGAAATAGCGCTGACGGCCGGACTGGAGGGCGATGAAATCGTCATCAGTATCAAAGACAACGGCGTCGGAATACCCGAAGACGAGATTTCCAGAATATTTGGAAACGGCTATCGTGGCCGCAGCGCGATAAATATCGACGGCTCCGGCCTTGGACTGTTCCTGGTCGACCGGATCATTGCATCCCACTCCGGCACGGTCACGGCAGAGAGTAAGGTGGGAACCGGCACGACGATAAGCTTCCGCCTGCCACAGATCCGGTCCTGA
- a CDS encoding efflux RND transporter periplasmic adaptor subunit, whose translation MDDLLQERPAARKHGRGMVISVPLPGAHWCVWVLDSVPALAGIGPMLARAQAISGGLAGYGASQARPVAQKGPELTALALALKAPVRRAESVVQFLGERLVEAGEGSGLAIFTLKGERVAKLWASDSGIAAASDLIRNLLPRAIGVAGNSPLRFDLGTDAQGALEAGLILERLGRKSLTLLPPTQPGGFGAVLFDTESADQGMAPAIPALMQLIHPLRLQAKSARWRWMKPLGWAAAAMLALFLAWPVPERITLTGVATPEHSVIAALSSDAVLEEMLVRVGDQVGEGQPMARFRSTTLSEQAAQERLNISVEELNAQAAMAKNDYGAVRLHESRRQIAEARLAEVQRRIDQLVILAPAAGRVISALPPHATGGSFTTGREVAQIQTGSDFVMVLTPSTGDARRLTTGMQGSAMFRGLSDAEYRVTLISPPALVRNSQTGTDHLELIARIDPGDDRLLAGLTGYARLEGETTPRILGLTHYLTEYARTTLWTYLGLRL comes from the coding sequence ATGGATGATCTGCTTCAGGAGCGCCCTGCGGCGCGCAAACACGGGCGCGGCATGGTGATCTCGGTGCCGCTGCCGGGGGCGCATTGGTGCGTTTGGGTGCTGGACAGCGTGCCGGCGCTGGCTGGGATCGGGCCGATGCTGGCGCGCGCCCAGGCGATTTCGGGCGGGCTGGCGGGGTATGGCGCCAGCCAGGCGCGCCCCGTCGCGCAAAAGGGGCCGGAACTGACGGCGCTCGCGCTGGCGCTGAAGGCCCCGGTGCGGCGCGCCGAGAGTGTGGTGCAGTTCCTTGGCGAGCGGCTGGTCGAGGCGGGCGAAGGCTCTGGTCTTGCGATCTTTACCCTGAAAGGCGAGCGGGTCGCGAAGCTCTGGGCCTCGGACAGCGGTATTGCGGCGGCCTCGGATCTGATCCGAAACCTTTTGCCCCGCGCCATCGGCGTCGCGGGCAACAGCCCCCTGCGCTTCGATCTGGGGACGGATGCGCAGGGGGCGCTTGAGGCCGGGCTGATCCTGGAACGGCTGGGCCGCAAAAGCCTCACCCTGTTGCCGCCCACGCAGCCGGGCGGCTTTGGCGCGGTGCTGTTTGATACGGAAAGCGCCGATCAGGGCATGGCGCCCGCGATCCCGGCGCTGATGCAGCTGATCCACCCGCTGCGGCTGCAGGCAAAATCCGCGCGCTGGCGCTGGATGAAGCCGCTCGGCTGGGCGGCGGCGGCGATGCTGGCGCTGTTCCTTGCCTGGCCAGTGCCGGAGAGGATCACCCTGACCGGGGTCGCGACGCCCGAGCATTCGGTGATCGCCGCGCTGTCGAGTGATGCCGTGCTGGAGGAGATGCTGGTCCGCGTCGGCGATCAGGTGGGCGAAGGCCAGCCGATGGCCCGCTTCCGCTCCACCACCCTCTCGGAACAGGCGGCGCAGGAGCGGCTGAACATCTCGGTCGAGGAGCTGAACGCCCAGGCCGCGATGGCGAAGAATGATTACGGCGCGGTGCGGCTGCATGAAAGCCGCCGCCAGATCGCCGAGGCGCGGCTGGCCGAGGTGCAGCGGCGGATTGATCAGCTGGTGATCCTGGCGCCGGCGGCGGGGCGGGTGATCTCGGCTTTGCCGCCCCATGCGACCGGCGGCAGTTTCACCACCGGGCGTGAGGTGGCGCAGATCCAGACAGGGTCCGATTTCGTGATGGTGCTGACGCCCTCAACCGGCGATGCGCGCCGACTGACAACCGGCATGCAGGGCAGCGCCATGTTCCGCGGCCTCAGCGATGCGGAATACCGCGTGACGTTGATCTCGCCCCCCGCGCTGGTCAGGAACAGCCAGACCGGCACCGATCATCTGGAACTGATCGCCCGCATCGACCCGGGTGATGACCGCCTGCTTGCCGGGCTGACCGGCTATGCCCGCCTTGAAGGAGAGACCACCCCCCGCATCCTGGGCCTGACCCATTACCTGACCGAATATGCAAGGACCACGCTATGGACCTACCTCGGCCTGCGCTTGTGA
- a CDS encoding BamA/TamA family outer membrane protein, with protein sequence MSRHILSSLAALLALAVPVAAQQTGGGAEVSAGAAWSSTRGAIVGIGLEGENILQSGIDLGLEYREGEKGQDGRLRLRYVHEMGDTRLGTDTRLILSGLHSRSNWDDDGYATARSRLGLAVSARVAPRVRVHGGVFWQEDAIDDIEIDTSPLILSEQGHSDTAGIELTLSFGEIDHRQLPGHGQMLDLTWTNAFAGDRHFDSLEMNAVIARRLAPDWALSLRLGGGAIEARDGQSLSIYDRAFLGGKAPRGFGIGGVGPRDYLADVTDTALGGSRYVLASVELRRDISERFMMGAFVDAGSVWKLDGAPVGAGGPVDDSYDLRSAAGLSLYWKTGLGIVNVSFAAPLSHRQHDSLNRVSLNLISSF encoded by the coding sequence ATGAGCCGCCACATCCTTTCATCTCTCGCGGCCCTTCTTGCGCTGGCCGTGCCGGTTGCGGCGCAACAGACCGGCGGCGGGGCAGAAGTGTCCGCCGGTGCGGCCTGGTCCTCGACCAGGGGCGCGATTGTCGGCATCGGGCTGGAGGGGGAGAATATCCTTCAGAGCGGCATCGATCTGGGCCTCGAATATCGCGAGGGCGAAAAGGGGCAGGATGGCCGGCTGCGGCTGCGCTATGTGCATGAGATGGGCGACACAAGGCTGGGCACTGACACGCGGCTGATCCTGTCGGGGCTGCACAGCCGCAGCAACTGGGATGATGATGGCTATGCCACCGCGCGCTCACGCCTTGGGCTGGCGGTTTCGGCGCGGGTTGCGCCTCGGGTCCGGGTGCATGGCGGCGTGTTCTGGCAGGAAGATGCCATCGACGATATCGAGATTGACACCTCGCCGCTGATCCTCTCCGAACAGGGCCATTCCGACACTGCCGGGATCGAGCTGACGCTGAGCTTCGGTGAGATCGACCACCGCCAGTTGCCCGGTCATGGCCAGATGCTCGACCTGACCTGGACCAATGCTTTCGCGGGCGACCGTCATTTTGACTCGTTGGAGATGAATGCGGTGATCGCCCGCAGACTGGCACCCGACTGGGCGCTGAGTCTGCGTCTGGGCGGGGGCGCCATCGAGGCGCGGGACGGGCAGAGCCTCTCGATCTATGACCGCGCCTTCCTCGGCGGCAAGGCACCACGCGGCTTTGGTATCGGCGGCGTCGGCCCGCGCGATTACCTTGCGGATGTGACCGACACCGCACTTGGCGGCAGCCGCTATGTCCTCGCCAGTGTCGAGCTGCGCCGCGATATTTCCGAGCGCTTCATGATGGGCGCCTTTGTCGATGCCGGCAGCGTCTGGAAGCTTGACGGTGCGCCGGTCGGTGCCGGTGGCCCGGTGGATGACAGCTATGACCTGCGCAGCGCCGCCGGCCTGTCGCTTTACTGGAAGACGGGGCTTGGCATCGTGAATGTCAGCTTCGCCGCACCGCTGTCGCACCGGCAACATGACAGCCTGAACCGGGTCTCACTGAACCTGATCTCCAGCTTTTGA